One window of Salegentibacter sp. Hel_I_6 genomic DNA carries:
- a CDS encoding DNA gyrase/topoisomerase IV subunit A, with translation MEENQEEAKDEHLEQPKEELIKVTGMYKDWFLDYASYVILERAVPAMEDGFKPVQRRIMHSMKDLDDGRYNKVANIVGHTMQYHPHGDASIGDAMVQIGQKDILIDTQGNWGNILTGDRSAAPRYIEARLSKFALEVLFNPKLTEWQLSYDGRKKEPVNLPVKFPMLLAQGAEGIAVGLSTRVLPHNFNELIDASIKHLKGKKFTIFPDFPTGGIADISNYNDGKRGGRVRVRAKISQYDKNTLAITEIPYGTTTTTLIDSILKANDKGKIKVKKIEDNTAAEVEILIHLPNNISPDRTIDALYAFTSCENSIAPLGCVIIDNKPIFLGVSEILRSSTDHTLHLLKRELEITLEELEEQWHFSSLERIFIEKRIYREIEEEETWDGVINAIDEGLKPHIKHLKRAVTREDITRLTEIRIKRISKFDLDKAQQKIEALEDEIAKVKHHLDHLVDYAIAYFTKLKKDYGQDKDRKTELRIFDDIEATKVVIRNSKLYVNRKEGFIGTALKKDEYVTDCSDIDDIICFTADGKMMVTKVDTKTFVGKDIIHVAIFKKKDKRTIYNMIYRDGKGGASYIKRFSVTSVTRDKEYDLSQGKKDSKVHYFSANPNGEAEVVTIFLRQVGSIKKLKFDVDFADMLIKGRNVKGNIVTKYAIKRVELKEEGVSTLKPRRIWFDETVKRLNVDERGELLGEFKGEDRILIITQDGIAKTIIPELTTRFDEEMVVLEKWMPNKPISAIYWEPEKERFYVKRFLIENPDREEKFISEAENSYLELVSTDYYPQAEIVFSKQRGKEQRPNEEVNIEEFISVKGIKALGNQLTTEKVKQINPLEPLPYREEEDVPAEDIEVVEEESVSDEKNKLNIIGKKEDSGESSQSQTKLFDE, from the coding sequence ATGGAAGAAAACCAGGAAGAAGCTAAAGATGAACATTTAGAACAACCAAAAGAAGAGCTTATTAAGGTAACCGGGATGTACAAAGACTGGTTTCTGGATTATGCCTCTTATGTGATTCTCGAACGTGCGGTCCCTGCCATGGAAGATGGTTTTAAACCGGTCCAGCGCCGTATCATGCATTCTATGAAAGACCTGGACGATGGCCGCTACAACAAGGTCGCCAATATCGTTGGGCATACAATGCAGTATCACCCACACGGGGATGCCAGTATTGGAGATGCCATGGTGCAAATAGGCCAAAAAGATATTCTTATAGATACCCAGGGAAACTGGGGGAATATTTTAACCGGAGACCGTTCTGCGGCACCCAGGTATATTGAAGCACGTTTGTCTAAATTTGCGCTGGAAGTTCTTTTTAATCCGAAGTTGACCGAATGGCAACTTTCTTATGATGGCAGAAAAAAAGAGCCGGTGAATCTGCCGGTAAAATTCCCCATGTTACTCGCCCAGGGTGCAGAAGGGATTGCCGTAGGTTTAAGTACTCGCGTACTTCCGCATAATTTTAATGAACTGATAGATGCTTCAATAAAACATTTAAAAGGAAAAAAGTTCACAATATTTCCTGATTTTCCAACCGGTGGTATTGCCGATATCTCCAATTACAATGACGGAAAACGCGGTGGCCGGGTTAGGGTGCGGGCAAAGATTAGCCAGTATGATAAAAATACCCTGGCTATTACTGAAATTCCCTACGGAACCACAACCACTACTTTAATTGATTCAATTTTAAAGGCCAACGATAAGGGAAAAATAAAGGTTAAAAAGATTGAGGATAACACCGCAGCAGAGGTGGAAATCCTTATTCATTTACCAAATAACATTTCCCCGGACAGGACTATAGATGCGCTTTACGCCTTTACCTCCTGCGAGAATTCTATCGCACCCCTGGGGTGTGTGATTATAGACAATAAGCCAATTTTCCTTGGAGTTTCTGAAATATTACGAAGCTCAACCGATCATACGCTTCATTTGCTGAAGCGGGAATTAGAGATTACCCTAGAGGAACTGGAAGAACAGTGGCATTTTTCATCATTAGAGCGAATTTTTATTGAAAAACGAATCTATCGTGAAATTGAAGAGGAGGAAACCTGGGATGGCGTGATCAACGCTATAGATGAAGGTTTAAAACCACATATAAAGCACCTTAAACGCGCCGTAACCCGGGAGGATATCACCAGGCTTACCGAAATTAGGATTAAAAGAATTTCGAAATTCGATTTAGATAAAGCGCAGCAGAAAATTGAAGCCCTGGAAGATGAGATCGCAAAGGTAAAACACCATTTAGATCATTTGGTAGATTATGCTATTGCCTACTTTACTAAACTTAAGAAAGATTACGGTCAGGATAAAGATCGAAAAACAGAACTTCGCATTTTTGATGACATTGAAGCCACCAAGGTGGTTATTAGAAATTCTAAACTCTATGTAAATCGTAAAGAAGGATTTATTGGAACGGCGCTTAAGAAAGATGAATATGTAACCGATTGTAGTGATATAGATGATATCATTTGCTTCACTGCCGACGGGAAAATGATGGTGACCAAGGTAGATACCAAAACCTTTGTCGGAAAAGACATTATTCACGTGGCCATCTTTAAGAAAAAAGACAAGCGTACAATTTATAATATGATCTACCGCGATGGAAAGGGTGGTGCATCATATATTAAACGTTTCTCGGTTACCTCAGTAACAAGAGATAAGGAATATGACTTATCCCAAGGAAAAAAGGATTCAAAGGTGCATTACTTTTCAGCAAATCCTAATGGAGAAGCTGAAGTGGTGACGATTTTCCTGCGACAGGTTGGAAGCATCAAAAAATTAAAATTTGACGTAGACTTTGCCGATATGCTTATTAAAGGCAGAAACGTAAAAGGAAATATTGTTACTAAATACGCCATAAAGCGCGTAGAATTAAAAGAAGAAGGTGTTTCTACTTTAAAGCCAAGGAGAATTTGGTTCGATGAAACCGTAAAAAGATTGAATGTAGATGAACGGGGGGAGCTTCTTGGAGAATTTAAAGGAGAAGATCGGATTTTAATTATTACTCAGGATGGAATTGCAAAAACTATAATTCCTGAACTTACCACACGTTTTGATGAAGAAATGGTAGTGCTGGAAAAATGGATGCCCAATAAACCAATTTCCGCAATTTACTGGGAGCCTGAAAAGGAACGTTTCTATGTAAAACGTTTTCTAATTGAAAATCCGGATAGAGAAGAAAAGTTTATCAGCGAAGCTGAAAACTCTTATTTGGAACTTGTTTCTACCGATTATTATCCGCAGGCGGAAATAGTTTTCTCTAAACAACGTGGAAAAGAACAGCGCCCTAATGAAGAAGTCAATATTGAAGAGTTCATTTCGGTAAAGGGGATTAAGGCTCTTGGAAACCAGCTGACTACCGAAAAAGTAAAACAGATAAACCCGTTGGAACCTTTGCCATACCGGGAGGAGGAAGATGTTCCTGCTGAGGATATAGAAGTGGTGGAGGAAGAATCTGTTTCAGATGAAAAAAACAAGCTGAATATTATTGGAAAAAAGGAGGATTCCGGTGAGTCTTCCCAGAGTCAGACTAAATTATTTGATGAGTAA
- a CDS encoding DNA topoisomerase IV subunit B yields MSQETKYTEDNIRSLDWKEHIRMRPGMYIGKLGDGSSADDGIYILLKEVLDNSIDEFVMGSGKTIEISVQNQRVIVRDYGRGIPLGKVVDVVSKMNTGGKYDTRAFKKSVGLNGVGTKAVNALSSYFRVESSRDGKSHAAEFAQGELQEEEHLDETSRRRGTKVTFVPDEVIFKNFKFRNEYIEKMLKNYVYLNPGLTIIFNGEKFYSENGLKDLLKDSIHEDERLYEIIHMRGEDIEVALTHSKAQYSEEYHSFVNGQNTSQGGTHLAAFREAIVKTIREFYGKNYDASDIRKSIVSAISIKVMEPVFESQTKTKLGSTDMGGKMPTVRTYINDFLKTQLDNYLHKNQETADRLQRKILQAERERKDLSGIRKLAKDRAKKASLHNKKLRDCRIHLGDSKKERYLETTLFITEGDSASGSITKSRDVNTQAVFSLKGKPLNSYGLSKKIVYENEEFNLLQAALNIEESLEDLRYNNIVIATDADVDGMHIRLLLITFFLQFFPELIKENHLYILQTPLFRVRNKKETIYCYSETERRNAVEKLTGKAEITRFKGLGEISPDEFQHFIGENIRLDPVMLDKEKSIDEMLNFYMGKNTPDRQEFIIDNLKVELDLVEELGL; encoded by the coding sequence ATGAGCCAGGAAACAAAGTATACCGAAGATAATATACGGTCTTTAGACTGGAAAGAACATATTAGAATGCGTCCCGGAATGTACATCGGTAAGCTGGGGGACGGCTCCAGTGCCGATGATGGGATTTATATTCTCCTAAAAGAAGTGCTGGATAACAGTATTGATGAGTTTGTAATGGGATCTGGCAAAACCATTGAGATCTCTGTGCAAAATCAGCGTGTTATTGTTCGGGATTACGGTCGTGGAATTCCTTTAGGAAAAGTTGTAGACGTGGTTTCAAAAATGAATACGGGCGGGAAATACGATACCCGCGCCTTTAAGAAGTCGGTAGGACTTAATGGAGTTGGTACTAAAGCTGTAAATGCACTTTCATCTTACTTTCGGGTTGAATCTTCAAGAGATGGGAAATCTCACGCGGCCGAATTTGCCCAGGGGGAATTGCAGGAAGAGGAACATCTTGATGAAACTTCCCGCCGTCGCGGAACCAAAGTGACCTTTGTTCCGGATGAGGTTATTTTCAAAAATTTTAAATTCAGAAATGAGTATATAGAAAAAATGCTAAAAAATTATGTGTACCTGAATCCCGGGTTAACCATAATTTTTAACGGTGAAAAATTCTATTCAGAAAATGGACTTAAAGATCTTCTAAAAGATAGTATTCACGAAGATGAGCGTTTATATGAAATTATCCATATGCGCGGCGAAGATATTGAAGTTGCATTAACACATAGTAAAGCCCAGTACAGTGAGGAATATCACTCTTTTGTAAACGGTCAAAACACTTCTCAGGGAGGGACACACCTTGCCGCCTTTAGAGAGGCAATTGTAAAAACTATACGCGAGTTCTACGGAAAAAATTACGACGCTAGCGATATACGGAAATCCATAGTTTCAGCCATTAGTATTAAAGTTATGGAACCGGTTTTTGAAAGCCAGACCAAAACAAAATTGGGTTCCACAGATATGGGTGGGAAGATGCCTACCGTAAGGACTTACATTAACGATTTTCTAAAAACACAGCTGGATAATTACCTGCATAAAAACCAGGAAACTGCGGATAGGCTTCAGCGTAAAATTTTACAGGCCGAAAGAGAACGTAAAGATCTTTCTGGAATTAGAAAACTTGCAAAGGATAGAGCTAAAAAAGCCAGCCTTCATAATAAAAAATTACGCGATTGCCGTATTCATCTTGGAGATAGTAAGAAAGAACGCTATTTAGAAACTACTTTGTTTATTACCGAGGGAGATTCGGCGAGTGGTTCTATTACCAAATCCCGTGATGTAAATACGCAAGCGGTTTTCAGTTTAAAAGGGAAACCTTTAAACAGTTACGGTTTAAGTAAAAAGATTGTTTACGAAAATGAAGAATTCAATTTATTGCAAGCCGCATTAAATATTGAAGAATCTTTAGAAGATCTTAGATACAATAATATTGTAATTGCAACTGATGCTGATGTAGATGGAATGCACATTAGATTATTACTTATTACCTTTTTTCTTCAGTTTTTTCCTGAATTGATCAAGGAAAATCATTTATATATTCTGCAAACGCCTTTATTCAGGGTTCGTAATAAAAAAGAAACTATTTATTGCTACAGTGAAACCGAAAGAAGAAATGCGGTAGAAAAATTAACCGGAAAAGCAGAAATCACACGATTTAAAGGTTTAGGTGAAATCTCTCCAGACGAATTTCAGCATTTTATTGGAGAAAATATTCGATTAGATCCTGTGATGCTGGATAAAGAAAAGTCTATAGACGAAATGCTAAATTTCTATATGGGAAAAAATACACCAGACCGGCAGGAATTTATTATTGATAATCTTAAAGTTGAACTTGATCTTGTTGAAGAGTTAGGCTTATGA
- a CDS encoding response regulator, protein MESIQILLVEDNEGDILLTSEALEDGKILNKLSVVRDGKEAMQFLNKTGKYKKAVTPDLILLDVNLPKMNGHEVLKYVKQHKELKKIPVIMLTTSSSMEDINSSYRNYANCYITKPIEVDDFMKAVNQIEEFWVKLVKLPSK, encoded by the coding sequence ATGGAATCTATCCAAATTTTGTTAGTTGAAGATAATGAAGGTGATATCCTGTTAACTTCGGAAGCGCTTGAGGATGGTAAAATCCTTAACAAATTAAGTGTGGTTAGGGACGGGAAAGAGGCAATGCAATTTTTGAATAAAACCGGTAAGTATAAAAAAGCGGTAACTCCAGATCTTATTTTACTTGACGTAAACCTTCCTAAAATGAATGGTCACGAAGTATTAAAGTATGTGAAGCAGCATAAAGAACTAAAAAAGATTCCGGTAATTATGCTTACTACCTCTTCTTCTATGGAAGACATTAATAGTTCTTACCGTAATTATGCAAATTGTTATATCACCAAACCGATAGAAGTTGATGATTTTATGAAAGCTGTTAACCAAATTGAAGAGTTTTGGGTGAAATTGGTAAAACTACCTTCCAAATAA
- a CDS encoding PAS domain-containing protein yields MINPKLLIEIFQSFPDNCLLLETDSPKFTIIEVNRSFEKASGVGKEQLLGKGIFEAFGGESLGEESIDILSASLENALNSGEPDHIPEIRYDLPDPETGVLIKKIFQCDNIPINNSKGRTKFILHRVRDITDMVARDKEGVSIKNLQENERLLKETQEVAQIGSWELDLEENKLLWSSMLKKIHGVPQDFSPTLETAINFYKTDKDRATIKNAVERAIESGDGFDLELEIITAQKTDKWIRATGKAEFKNGKCCRVFGGTQDITSRKLTEIRLENINDNVPGVVFRYQLKPDGQDALMYISNGSREVWGIPPCEAARDNKKVWNLYHQEDYKTHMETIKDSARNLSLWSHEWRILHPEKGIRWNRGFGSPQKLSDGSIVWDSIVLDVTQEKLAYELLELNESRQRSLLDSQTNYVIRTDIEGKYTYYNNKFQEDFGWIHGETGLIGENCMMAVIEKDRSKVEETVIRCLENPDTTFQLEIRKPRRDGNVRTTVWDFIALTDAKGNPAEIQCIGIDISEKKEAEIALIEAKVQYEDLIKSIDGIFWELDIETFQFTFVSDQAIKLVGIPPSEWYGDPKFWEDHIHPEDRSYAINFCMSQVDKGKNHSFEYRMKKGDGSYVWISDVVSVVKENGKPKCLRGVMTDISRRKKVEKDLEQKQTRLNKIMNESLDIISVIDAEGHFVEINKAAENILGYSVKELIGKAFMNLVFPEDVEITEKAAIDIMNGIPMTNFENRYVSRNGEIIPLTWSAYWDKKENLMYAIARDSRERKKAEEQLQLSEQRFKNLVQEGGDLIAVLNENGDYVYTSPNFISVSGYSTKDFQNHSVLEFIHPNDLEEVKHKFEKILTQKRVQINAARFKHKNGSWRWLETTATNLLDDPAVKGIVFNSRDITEKRRFQDLESLERRVLEMNFQKATRLKEILNFYVEDLERINPNAYFVIQKLENEKLFKWASGAIPNKLLETLEGRKLKQKDGICSFFDEEKPINLKIDEAENSDLKSVVLQNEIDTCWSYPIIDSKDQTLGIFTVFYKHDPFPEENQEQRSIKRSVGILQLIIEFQLNELALKRSNQRYEFVNKATEDAIYDWDVVKDELTWGDGFYKMIDTDREHGNFSLENWAEGIHPNDISEVNKSLERSLKDKSKSKWNAEYSFRKSNGTYLDIIENGYIIRNDEGEPIRMIGVLRDFSDIKAYEKELENANERYRYVTKATSDAIWDYDVITGRVYWGAGFESLFGYQLNTITPDLSPWYENIHPDDLKRTLDSFELVINGDLTIWEAEYRYRNIQGEYLDVFDRGFVVRDEHKKAIRMVGAMQDITRKKQYETSLKKLNLDLNERAKELAISNAELEQFAYVASHDLQEPLRMVTSFLTQLEKKYGDVLDEKGLIYIDFAVDGAKRMRQIILDLLEFSRVGRTEDKLEDVDLNEILDEIKHLYRKRIADQKVIIKNKCLPVIKAPKSPIRQVFQNLISNAIKYGKEQENTNITINFEENEDFWKFSIEDNGIGIDAEYFDRIFVIFQRLHRRDEYSGTGMGLAVTKKIIENLGGKIWLKSEEGKGSIFHFTIAKEASKL; encoded by the coding sequence ATGATTAATCCCAAGCTGTTAATTGAAATTTTTCAGTCTTTTCCAGATAATTGCCTGTTGTTAGAAACAGATTCTCCAAAATTCACCATAATTGAGGTGAATCGTTCTTTTGAAAAGGCTTCTGGTGTTGGGAAAGAGCAACTTTTAGGAAAAGGAATATTTGAAGCATTTGGAGGTGAGTCTTTAGGAGAGGAGTCTATTGATATACTTTCAGCGTCTTTAGAAAATGCATTAAATTCTGGAGAACCAGATCATATTCCAGAGATTAGGTATGACCTTCCAGATCCGGAGACCGGGGTTTTGATCAAAAAAATTTTTCAGTGCGATAATATTCCAATTAATAATAGTAAAGGTAGAACCAAATTTATTCTACATCGAGTTCGGGATATTACCGATATGGTTGCCCGAGATAAGGAGGGAGTTTCTATAAAAAACCTACAGGAAAATGAGAGGCTGTTAAAGGAAACCCAGGAAGTTGCTCAAATAGGAAGCTGGGAGTTAGATTTAGAAGAGAACAAGCTTCTTTGGTCTTCAATGCTTAAAAAGATACACGGTGTTCCCCAGGATTTTAGTCCTACTTTAGAAACGGCTATAAATTTTTATAAAACCGATAAGGATCGGGCTACTATTAAAAATGCGGTTGAAAGAGCAATTGAATCGGGAGATGGTTTTGATCTTGAGCTTGAAATTATCACTGCTCAAAAAACTGATAAATGGATAAGAGCAACCGGGAAAGCTGAATTTAAAAATGGAAAGTGTTGTAGAGTTTTTGGCGGAACCCAGGATATCACCTCTCGTAAACTAACAGAAATAAGGCTCGAAAATATAAATGATAATGTACCTGGCGTAGTTTTTAGGTACCAGTTAAAGCCCGATGGCCAGGATGCACTAATGTATATAAGTAATGGCTCAAGGGAAGTTTGGGGAATTCCGCCCTGTGAAGCAGCTCGGGATAATAAAAAGGTTTGGAATTTATATCATCAAGAAGATTATAAAACCCATATGGAAACTATTAAGGATTCTGCAAGAAATTTGAGTTTGTGGTCTCACGAATGGCGAATCCTGCATCCTGAAAAAGGAATAAGATGGAACAGAGGATTTGGTTCTCCTCAAAAACTTTCTGATGGTAGTATAGTCTGGGATTCAATAGTTTTAGATGTCACTCAGGAAAAACTTGCATACGAATTACTCGAGTTAAACGAATCCCGGCAACGTAGTTTACTGGATTCGCAAACAAATTATGTAATAAGAACCGATATTGAGGGGAAATATACCTATTACAACAATAAATTTCAGGAAGATTTTGGTTGGATACATGGGGAGACTGGTTTAATTGGTGAAAATTGTATGATGGCGGTAATTGAGAAAGACCGTTCTAAAGTGGAAGAAACTGTTATAAGATGTTTGGAAAATCCAGATACAACTTTTCAATTAGAAATAAGAAAACCAAGACGGGATGGAAATGTGCGAACTACAGTTTGGGACTTCATTGCTTTAACTGATGCTAAAGGCAATCCGGCAGAAATACAATGTATAGGAATCGATATATCTGAGAAAAAAGAAGCTGAGATTGCGCTAATTGAAGCTAAAGTGCAATATGAAGATCTAATTAAAAGTATAGATGGTATTTTTTGGGAGTTAGATATAGAAACCTTCCAATTTACTTTTGTTAGTGATCAGGCTATAAAACTGGTGGGGATACCACCTTCAGAATGGTATGGAGACCCTAAGTTTTGGGAAGACCATATTCATCCCGAAGATAGAAGTTATGCCATTAACTTTTGCATGAGCCAGGTTGATAAAGGAAAGAACCACAGCTTTGAATATAGAATGAAAAAGGGAGATGGTAGTTATGTTTGGATAAGTGACGTGGTTTCTGTTGTAAAAGAGAACGGTAAGCCTAAATGTTTAAGGGGCGTGATGACTGATATCTCCCGAAGAAAAAAAGTTGAAAAAGATCTGGAGCAAAAACAGACTCGTCTAAATAAAATTATGAACGAGTCTTTAGATATTATTTCCGTAATTGATGCCGAAGGTCACTTTGTTGAAATTAATAAAGCTGCAGAAAATATCTTAGGCTACTCAGTTAAAGAATTAATAGGAAAAGCCTTTATGAATTTGGTTTTTCCAGAAGATGTTGAAATAACTGAAAAGGCTGCTATAGATATTATGAATGGGATTCCCATGACTAATTTTGAAAATCGCTATGTTTCAAGGAATGGAGAGATAATTCCTCTTACCTGGTCTGCATATTGGGATAAGAAAGAAAATCTTATGTATGCGATTGCAAGAGATTCAAGGGAAAGAAAGAAGGCGGAAGAACAACTTCAGCTTAGTGAACAGCGTTTTAAAAATTTAGTACAGGAAGGTGGTGATCTCATCGCGGTATTAAATGAAAATGGCGATTATGTCTATACCAGTCCTAATTTTATTTCGGTTTCAGGATATTCTACTAAAGATTTTCAAAACCATAGTGTGTTAGAATTTATTCATCCTAATGATCTGGAAGAAGTTAAACATAAATTTGAAAAGATTCTCACTCAAAAAAGGGTTCAGATTAATGCAGCCAGGTTTAAACATAAAAACGGTAGTTGGCGCTGGCTGGAAACCACGGCAACGAATCTTTTAGATGATCCGGCTGTTAAAGGTATAGTGTTTAATTCACGAGACATTACCGAAAAAAGGCGTTTTCAGGATTTGGAGAGCCTTGAGCGTAGAGTTTTAGAAATGAATTTTCAAAAAGCTACGAGGTTAAAAGAAATATTGAATTTTTATGTAGAAGATCTGGAGCGAATTAATCCCAATGCCTATTTCGTTATTCAAAAACTTGAGAATGAGAAACTTTTTAAATGGGCTTCAGGAGCTATTCCTAATAAGCTTTTGGAAACTTTAGAGGGGAGAAAGCTTAAACAAAAAGACGGTATTTGCTCATTTTTTGATGAGGAAAAACCTATTAATTTAAAAATTGACGAAGCTGAAAATTCAGATTTAAAGTCGGTGGTCCTGCAGAATGAAATTGATACCTGTTGGTCTTATCCCATTATAGATTCTAAAGATCAAACCCTGGGAATTTTTACCGTATTCTATAAACACGATCCATTTCCTGAAGAAAACCAGGAGCAAAGAAGCATCAAAAGATCGGTAGGAATATTACAGCTAATTATAGAATTCCAATTAAATGAACTAGCTCTAAAACGCAGTAACCAGCGATATGAATTTGTGAATAAAGCAACTGAAGATGCAATTTATGATTGGGATGTTGTAAAAGATGAATTGACCTGGGGAGATGGTTTCTATAAAATGATAGACACTGATAGGGAACACGGCAATTTTTCACTTGAAAATTGGGCCGAGGGCATTCATCCCAATGACATTTCTGAAGTTAATAAAAGTTTAGAGCGCAGTTTAAAGGATAAAAGTAAAAGCAAATGGAATGCTGAATACTCCTTCAGAAAATCAAACGGTACTTATCTCGATATTATAGAAAATGGATATATTATTAGAAATGATGAGGGAGAACCGATAAGGATGATTGGGGTTTTAAGGGATTTTTCAGATATTAAAGCTTACGAGAAAGAACTTGAAAATGCTAACGAAAGATATCGTTATGTTACCAAAGCCACTTCTGATGCTATTTGGGATTATGATGTTATAACCGGCCGGGTTTATTGGGGTGCAGGTTTTGAAAGTTTATTTGGTTATCAACTAAATACAATAACACCAGATTTATCGCCATGGTATGAAAATATTCATCCTGATGATTTAAAAAGAACTTTAGACAGTTTTGAACTTGTTATTAATGGCGATCTTACTATCTGGGAAGCAGAGTACAGGTATAGAAATATACAGGGAGAGTATTTAGATGTTTTTGATAGAGGCTTTGTGGTTAGGGATGAGCATAAGAAAGCCATAAGAATGGTTGGCGCAATGCAAGACATTACTCGAAAAAAACAGTATGAGACCTCTCTTAAAAAATTAAATTTAGATTTAAACGAAAGAGCCAAAGAGCTGGCAATTTCTAATGCCGAGTTAGAGCAGTTTGCGTATGTTGCTTCACATGACCTCCAGGAGCCACTTAGAATGGTAACAAGCTTCTTAACGCAATTAGAAAAGAAATATGGAGATGTACTGGATGAAAAGGGGCTCATTTATATTGATTTTGCAGTAGATGGGGCAAAAAGAATGCGACAAATAATTCTTGATCTTTTAGAATTTTCAAGAGTAGGAAGAACAGAAGATAAATTGGAGGACGTAGATTTAAATGAAATCTTAGATGAAATAAAGCACCTTTATCGAAAAAGAATAGCTGATCAAAAGGTAATCATAAAAAACAAGTGCCTACCTGTAATAAAAGCACCAAAAAGCCCAATTAGGCAGGTTTTTCAAAACCTTATTAGCAACGCCATTAAATACGGAAAAGAGCAGGAAAATACTAATATTACAATCAACTTCGAAGAAAATGAAGATTTTTGGAAATTTAGTATTGAAGATAACGGGATAGGGATAGATGCAGAGTATTTTGATCGTATCTTTGTGATTTTTCAACGTTTACACCGTAGAGATGAATATTCGGGCACGGGCATGGGATTAGCGGTTACTAAAAAAATTATAGAAAACCTGGGCGGTAAAATATGGCTGAAATCTGAAGAAGGAAAAGGAAGTATATTTCATTTTACAATTGCCAAAGAGGCTTCGAAATTGTAA
- a CDS encoding T9SS type A sorting domain-containing protein — translation MKKILKNSLLLVALITGINTYAADRVEVSVDETQTLIVELDEIRTISLKDASGFILFKDSPALDGHYSKQIDFSRIPTGTYFLNTEDLNGVYTTVIKKSSTGINIADKTAAVVFKPIYKVESNMVKFFLTNPSKRNATLKVYDPSGELVGEVQEKKYTVNKTLDFSKMPKGEYTFRLSVSGEIFTEKLSI, via the coding sequence ATGAAAAAAATATTGAAAAATTCGTTATTGCTAGTAGCTTTAATCACAGGAATTAATACTTATGCTGCTGACCGCGTGGAAGTTAGTGTAGATGAAACGCAAACTCTTATAGTGGAGTTAGATGAAATAAGAACTATTAGTTTAAAAGATGCATCTGGATTTATCTTATTTAAGGATAGTCCTGCTTTAGATGGTCATTACAGTAAACAAATAGATTTTAGCCGAATTCCAACTGGAACTTATTTTTTGAACACAGAAGATCTTAATGGAGTTTATACCACGGTTATCAAAAAATCTTCTACGGGAATAAACATCGCAGATAAAACCGCAGCAGTTGTTTTTAAACCAATTTATAAAGTAGAGAGCAATATGGTGAAGTTTTTCCTAACTAATCCCTCAAAAAGAAATGCTACTTTGAAGGTTTATGATCCAAGCGGTGAGTTAGTAGGAGAGGTTCAGGAAAAAAAATATACCGTGAATAAAACACTTGACTTTTCAAAAATGCCAAAAGGTGAATACACTTTTAGATTAAGTGTTTCTGGTGAGATTTTTACTGAAAAATTGTCTATTTAA